Proteins found in one Candidatus Margulisiibacteriota bacterium genomic segment:
- the xerD gene encoding site-specific tyrosine recombinase XerD, whose protein sequence is MNEFTQDFLSFIQVERGYSLNTVASYRLDLEQFAAFAGEGFPKIEREVVQAYLQHLSEKVFSRTSIERKLASLKSFYHYLVGEGTVEVDPTSDFKLPKKAKRLPKALSIGDTVKLITSPRGNDPWALRDSAILELLYATGMRASELTALNLDDINLEVSFIRCFGKGSKERVVPVGKAAIRAIKDYLEKGRPNFPQKDKAAFLLDKNGERLTRQGLWLIIKKHVKKQGLREKTSPHTLRHSFATHLLEKGADLRSVQEMLGHSDIATTQIYTSVSRERLKKMYNQAHPRA, encoded by the coding sequence TTGAACGAATTTACCCAGGACTTCTTAAGCTTTATCCAGGTGGAGCGGGGCTACTCCCTTAATACCGTGGCCTCGTATCGGCTTGACCTCGAACAATTTGCCGCTTTTGCCGGAGAAGGTTTCCCCAAGATCGAGCGGGAAGTGGTCCAGGCCTATCTCCAGCATTTAAGCGAAAAGGTCTTTTCGCGGACCTCGATCGAGCGGAAACTTGCTTCCCTCAAATCTTTTTATCATTATCTGGTCGGCGAGGGGACGGTGGAGGTCGACCCGACTTCCGATTTCAAGCTGCCGAAAAAAGCCAAGCGCCTGCCGAAAGCCTTGAGCATCGGCGATACGGTGAAGCTGATCACTTCGCCGCGGGGGAACGATCCCTGGGCCCTGCGCGACTCGGCGATACTGGAACTCCTTTACGCTACCGGGATGCGGGCGTCGGAGCTGACGGCTCTTAACCTGGACGATATCAATCTGGAGGTCTCCTTTATCCGCTGTTTTGGTAAAGGGTCGAAGGAACGGGTCGTCCCGGTCGGCAAAGCGGCCATAAGAGCGATCAAAGATTATTTAGAAAAAGGGCGGCCCAATTTCCCGCAAAAGGACAAGGCCGCTTTTCTGCTCGATAAAAACGGCGAGCGCCTGACCAGGCAAGGGTTGTGGCTGATCATTAAAAAACACGTGAAAAAGCAGGGGTTGCGCGAGAAGACTTCGCCGCATACTTTGCGCCATTCCTTTGCCACCCACCTGTTGGAAAAAGGGGCCGACCTCCGCTCCGTCCAGGAGATGCTGGGCCACTCGGACATCGCGACCACCCAGATCTATACTTCCGTCTCCCGCGAACGTTTGAAGAAAATGTACAATCAGGCCCACCCGCGGGCTTAA
- the mreC gene encoding rod shape-determining protein MreC — MKPYRGARRKNSYRPAVFIVLLALLLSYFTINNSFGIRYVFTSIFYPIQYSVQYVVKGTLSVPANLMALRNLSKENKELKTRLLTSISKLALFEELVNENVRLRQALDFQGTNRYRFKLGVAQVIARGASPYTSLMEVNQGVLSGVRVDMTAIVESGLVGRVVEVSLFSSKVLLITDLKSSVAAVDQQNREFGVVEGFASQHSLSMKYVSSVGEIAVGDKIVTSPASKIFPPGIPIGTVAQVKKRDSDLFYDVKVKPAVNFSKLEEVFLIY; from the coding sequence GTGAAGCCATACCGCGGAGCAAGAAGAAAAAATTCTTATCGTCCAGCCGTATTTATCGTTCTGCTGGCGCTCCTCCTGTCCTATTTCACCATAAACAATTCCTTCGGGATCCGGTACGTGTTTACTTCGATCTTTTACCCGATCCAGTATTCGGTCCAATATGTCGTTAAAGGGACTTTGAGCGTCCCGGCCAATCTTATGGCCCTGCGTAATCTTTCCAAGGAAAACAAGGAACTAAAGACCCGGCTGCTTACTTCCATTTCCAAGTTGGCTTTATTCGAAGAGCTGGTCAACGAGAATGTCCGTCTCCGACAAGCCCTTGATTTCCAGGGGACCAATCGCTACCGCTTCAAGCTCGGAGTCGCCCAGGTGATCGCCCGGGGAGCTTCGCCTTACACTTCGCTGATGGAGGTCAATCAGGGGGTGTTATCCGGGGTCCGGGTCGACATGACGGCGATTGTTGAGTCCGGCCTGGTTGGACGGGTGGTCGAAGTTTCGCTGTTTAGTTCCAAGGTCCTCCTGATCACCGATCTTAAGAGCTCGGTGGCGGCGGTCGACCAGCAGAACCGGGAATTCGGCGTGGTGGAAGGGTTTGCCAGCCAGCATTCGCTCTCCATGAAATATGTCAGTTCGGTCGGCGAGATCGCGGTGGGGGACAAGATCGTGACCTCGCCCGCTTCCAAGATCTTTCCGCCCGGCATCCCGATCGGGACGGTCGCCCAGGTTAAAAAGCGCGATTCCGATCTTTTTTACGACGTCAAAGTTAAGCCGGCGGTCAATTTTTCCAAGCTCGAAGAAGTATTCCTGATCTACTAA
- a CDS encoding NUDIX hydrolase — protein MSNLEEQLLSSRPAFDGRLLKLRVDTVKLPSGKEATREVVEHPGAVAIIAVTDDQELVLVRQYRRAAGSILLEVPAGTLAKGEPPAEAAVRELEEETGYRAKKVKKVFSGFVAPGYSTEMIHFYLAEEMTLLHPHTEEDEFIEVDLVDLETCLDLVKRGEIKDNKTIIGIMIADLASRGELA, from the coding sequence ATGAGTAATTTAGAGGAACAGCTCCTCTCTTCCCGTCCGGCTTTTGACGGCCGATTGCTTAAGCTTCGGGTCGACACTGTTAAGTTGCCGTCCGGCAAAGAAGCGACCCGTGAAGTAGTGGAACATCCGGGAGCGGTGGCGATCATTGCCGTAACCGACGATCAGGAGCTGGTCCTGGTCCGCCAGTACCGGCGGGCGGCCGGTTCCATTCTGTTGGAAGTTCCGGCTGGGACGCTGGCCAAAGGGGAACCGCCGGCGGAAGCGGCGGTCCGGGAATTGGAAGAAGAGACCGGCTACCGGGCGAAGAAAGTAAAAAAAGTTTTCTCCGGTTTTGTCGCCCCCGGTTATTCAACGGAAATGATCCACTTTTATCTGGCGGAGGAGATGACCCTTCTTCACCCTCATACTGAAGAGGACGAATTTATCGAAGTCGATCTGGTCGACCTGGAAACTTGTCTCGACCTGGTCAAACGGGGGGAGATCAAGGATAACAAGACGATCATTGGCATTATGATCGCCGACCTGGCGAGCCGGGGAGAGTTGGCTTGA
- a CDS encoding folylpolyglutamate synthase/dihydrofolate synthase family protein yields MTSTVARYLSSLEKFGINLGLERITELLKLLGDPQLKLKVIHVTGTNGKGSTCAMIAAILKEAGYSVGLYTSPHLVKLNERFKINGRDISNPDLSAGVKAVRLAADKLAEKPTVFEVLTAVAFWYFAKKKVDYAVIEVGMGGRLDATNVVYPLAAVITNIELEHTAVLGKTLAKIAVEKAAIIKPGVPVVTAEKKEEALSVLQYQAEKNQSLLVQVGSEGEGFTASLIGEHQKLNAACAVAAVRLAGIEADKKAILAGLKKAAWPGRFQVVSRNPLTILDGAHNPAGIRALVATLRREFPGKKFTFLFGAQQDKDVKTMLPWLRPLAEEIIVTRSSHHQSAPVIFGRKATPLKQALKRTHGVDRVICGSLFLVGDALRFGVDARGEE; encoded by the coding sequence ATGACTTCAACTGTTGCCCGCTATCTCTCCTCCCTCGAAAAATTCGGGATCAATCTCGGCCTGGAGCGGATTACCGAGCTGCTAAAATTGTTGGGCGATCCCCAGCTAAAATTGAAGGTCATTCACGTTACCGGGACCAACGGCAAAGGTTCGACCTGCGCCATGATTGCTGCGATCCTGAAAGAGGCGGGTTATTCGGTCGGCCTCTACACTTCGCCTCATCTCGTCAAACTAAACGAACGCTTCAAGATCAACGGCCGCGATATCAGTAATCCTGATCTGTCCGCCGGGGTGAAGGCCGTCCGCTTGGCGGCGGATAAACTAGCCGAAAAGCCGACCGTCTTTGAGGTTTTGACCGCCGTCGCCTTTTGGTATTTCGCCAAAAAGAAAGTCGACTACGCGGTGATCGAAGTGGGGATGGGGGGACGGCTTGACGCGACCAACGTTGTCTACCCGCTCGCCGCAGTCATCACTAATATCGAGCTGGAACATACCGCGGTCCTGGGCAAAACTTTGGCCAAGATCGCGGTGGAAAAAGCGGCCATTATTAAACCGGGGGTCCCGGTCGTGACGGCGGAAAAGAAAGAAGAGGCTTTAAGCGTTTTGCAGTACCAGGCGGAGAAAAATCAAAGCCTGCTGGTCCAGGTTGGGAGTGAAGGGGAAGGGTTCACCGCTTCTTTGATCGGGGAGCATCAAAAACTGAATGCTGCTTGCGCGGTCGCGGCGGTCCGCCTGGCCGGGATCGAGGCCGATAAAAAAGCGATCCTTGCCGGACTGAAAAAAGCGGCCTGGCCGGGCCGTTTCCAGGTGGTCAGCCGCAACCCGCTCACCATTCTCGACGGCGCCCATAATCCGGCCGGGATCCGGGCGTTGGTCGCCACCCTGCGGCGCGAATTCCCGGGGAAAAAGTTCACTTTCCTCTTCGGCGCCCAGCAGGATAAAGACGTGAAAACTATGCTCCCCTGGCTGCGGCCGCTGGCCGAAGAAATAATCGTCACCCGATCGTCACATCACCAATCCGCTCCGGTAATCTTTGGCCGGAAAGCGACCCCTCTAAAGCAGGCGCTCAAGCGGACCCATGGGGTCGATCGGGTGATCTGTGGTTCGCTTTTTTTAGTCGGGGACGCGCTTCGTTTCGGGGTTGACGCTCGGGGTGAGGAGTAG
- the thiL gene encoding thiamine-phosphate kinase, which yields MKVLQLGEFGLIDHLTKHLSKGKAVVGIGDDAAVLKMTNDKCQMSNKGKYLLITTDALVENVHFTIKNTSFVDLGYKALAANVSDIAAMGGTPTAAVITLALPAGLAVEKLDAFYRGLNRLAKKLKIDLVGGDTVASPKALMISITLLGEVSPKNLLLRSTAKVGDLICVTGTFGLPAARHYSASVLPPIRLKEAAALAAQRLASAMIDSSDGLVRSVVELAKASQVGARLWEERIPIAPGATLDQALYGGEEYELVFTVPKNKVRDLAGKRKLKKIDQISIVGEIVPLGEQVKLIDNRGKIKEPKTKGFEHFQ from the coding sequence ATGAAGGTCTTACAGCTCGGGGAATTCGGCCTGATCGACCATCTCACAAAACACCTCTCAAAAGGGAAGGCGGTTGTCGGGATTGGCGATGACGCGGCCGTCCTGAAAATGACAAATGACAAATGTCAAATGTCAAATAAAGGAAAATATTTATTAATTACGACCGACGCGTTGGTCGAAAACGTTCACTTCACCATCAAAAACACCTCTTTTGTTGATCTCGGTTATAAAGCGCTGGCCGCTAATGTTTCCGATATTGCCGCGATGGGCGGGACACCAACCGCCGCCGTGATCACTTTGGCCTTGCCCGCCGGGTTGGCGGTCGAAAAGCTCGATGCCTTTTACCGGGGGCTGAACCGGCTGGCTAAAAAGCTCAAGATCGACCTCGTCGGCGGCGACACTGTCGCTTCGCCCAAAGCGCTGATGATCTCGATCACTCTTCTCGGCGAGGTCTCACCGAAAAACCTCCTGCTGCGTTCCACCGCCAAAGTCGGCGACCTGATCTGCGTCACCGGGACTTTTGGTCTCCCCGCCGCCCGTCATTATTCGGCCAGTGTTTTGCCTCCCATCCGGCTGAAAGAGGCGGCCGCGCTTGCGGCACAGCGGCTGGCTTCGGCCATGATCGACAGCTCCGACGGTTTGGTCCGGTCAGTCGTGGAACTGGCCAAAGCGAGCCAGGTTGGCGCCCGTCTTTGGGAAGAAAGAATCCCGATCGCGCCGGGGGCGACCCTGGACCAAGCCCTTTATGGCGGGGAAGAATATGAACTGGTTTTTACGGTGCCGAAAAATAAGGTCCGGGACCTGGCCGGAAAAAGAAAACTAAAAAAGATCGACCAGATCTCGATCGTCGGGGAGATCGTTCCCCTGGGCGAACAAGTTAAGCTGATCGATAACCGTGGTAAAATAAAGGAGCCTAAAACGAAAGGATTCGAACACTTCCAATGA
- a CDS encoding site-2 protease family protein has protein sequence MFDLSFFIIALPILLVTITIHEFAHAFVADKLGDPTPRLAGRLTLNPISHLDPIGFLMLLLVRFGWAKPVPINPYNFRNPKQGSLFVSLAGPLSNFFVAWVVAVIFKNVPLPNSYLVDLVSYTIWINLSLGVFNLIPVPPLDGSHILEYFLPPHQYEVMVRLQQYSFLILIGIILFAMPILMTIIEFLYRLLVG, from the coding sequence ATGTTCGATTTAAGTTTTTTTATTATCGCGCTGCCGATCCTGCTGGTGACGATTACCATTCATGAGTTCGCTCACGCTTTCGTCGCCGATAAATTAGGGGACCCGACGCCGCGTTTAGCTGGCCGGTTGACCCTTAACCCGATCAGCCATCTCGATCCGATCGGTTTTTTGATGCTTCTCCTGGTCCGTTTCGGCTGGGCCAAGCCGGTCCCGATCAATCCCTATAATTTCCGCAACCCGAAGCAGGGGAGCCTGTTCGTCAGCCTGGCCGGACCGCTCTCCAACTTTTTCGTCGCCTGGGTTGTGGCGGTGATCTTCAAGAATGTTCCCTTGCCGAACAGTTATCTGGTTGATCTGGTCTCCTACACCATTTGGATCAACTTGTCGCTCGGGGTCTTTAACTTGATTCCGGTCCCGCCGCTCGACGGTTCGCATATTTTGGAATACTTCCTGCCTCCGCACCAGTACGAAGTCATGGTCCGGCTCCAGCAGTACAGTTTCCTGATCCTGATCGGGATCATTCTCTTCGCCATGCCGATATTAATGACGATCATCGAGTTTCTCTACAGGCTGCTGGTGGGATGA
- a CDS encoding leucine-rich repeat domain-containing protein, with the protein MLLVRYLIDSKISVSLEHLELRGAQVSDLSPLAGLTNLEWLDLSGTQVSDLSPLAGLTNLEWLDLTGTQVSDLSPLAGLTQLEDLLLTDTQVSDLSPLAGLTQLEDLLLTDTQVSDLSPLAGLKILRIIR; encoded by the coding sequence TTGCTGTTGGTCCGCTACTTGATCGATTCTAAGATTAGTGTTTCTTTAGAGCATTTGGAATTGAGAGGCGCTCAAGTAAGCGATCTTAGTCCGCTGGCCGGGTTGACGAATTTAGAGTGGTTGGACTTGTCTGGTACCCAAGTAAGCGATCTTAGTCCGCTGGCCGGGTTGACGAATTTAGAGTGGTTGGACTTGACTGGTACCCAAGTAAGCGATCTTAGTCCGCTGGCCGGGCTAACGCAGTTAGAGGACTTGCTCTTGACTGATACCCAAGTAAGCGATCTTAGTCCGCTGGCCGGGCTAACGCAGTTAGAGGACTTGCTCTTGACTGATACCCAAGTAAGCGATCTTAGTCCGCTGGCCGGGTTGAAGATCTTACGAATTATAAGATAG
- a CDS encoding SPOR domain-containing protein has product MEYQNFPEKNPGDRPEEGPSVELPKQNRFSWVRNFFVFIVLAVVIAGSFMISFQLGKKVLFSVKKQPFMERDAGRLEPPPSYEALRKLEKALRAESKKIAPKKSVRKAAPARRYQRTPAAKKTGSYYKVQVGPFATLSEAKYHLSLIRARGIDAFLKKYGATWKIQAGAYKSLKMAKQQQKALLGKEFKSKIIIE; this is encoded by the coding sequence ATGGAATATCAAAATTTTCCAGAAAAAAATCCCGGTGATCGTCCCGAAGAAGGGCCCAGCGTAGAACTGCCGAAACAAAACCGTTTTTCCTGGGTCAGAAACTTTTTTGTTTTTATCGTTCTGGCGGTCGTGATCGCCGGCAGTTTTATGATCAGCTTCCAGCTCGGCAAAAAAGTTCTTTTTTCCGTCAAGAAACAACCGTTTATGGAGAGGGACGCCGGTCGGCTTGAGCCGCCGCCGTCTTATGAAGCGCTTCGCAAACTGGAAAAAGCGCTCCGGGCCGAAAGTAAAAAAATAGCCCCCAAAAAGAGCGTTCGAAAAGCGGCTCCCGCCAGACGATACCAGCGGACGCCGGCGGCCAAAAAGACCGGCAGTTATTATAAAGTGCAGGTGGGCCCGTTCGCGACCCTCTCTGAAGCCAAGTATCATTTGTCGCTGATCCGGGCCAGAGGAATTGACGCTTTCCTGAAAAAATATGGCGCGACCTGGAAAATCCAGGCCGGCGCTTATAAGAGCCTTAAAATGGCCAAGCAGCAGCAGAAAGCCTTGCTGGGCAAAGAATTTAAATCGAAGATTATCATCGAATAG
- a CDS encoding M20/M25/M40 family metallo-hydrolase codes for MINQQRLVKTFKQLVKIDSLSLQEAVIMRHLKKELAALGYRSTFVGRPDKGEVGSLSVLIPAYKSKGPRLMLNAHVDTVVPGKGIKPLEKGGYITSDGTTILGADNKAGVAVILELLRVLKEKKLPHPPLQVLFTVAEEIGLVGAAALPRAALKADYALVLDGGDIEKIVHFAPNQYNIVARVYGQAAHAGIHPEEGISAIKAASAAIVKMKLGRIDYETTANIGIIRGGRATNIIPDEVEIRGEARSHKLAKVKKQIAQMEKALMTECRKHGAVCKIKFARIYEAFNVSEESPLMEAAVDGMKAAGVRPEITGTGGGSDANVFNAWGIPSIIMGVGADNVHTTKERIAVRDLVRGATVILNVIKEFNYE; via the coding sequence ATGATCAATCAACAGCGTTTAGTCAAAACTTTCAAGCAACTGGTCAAGATCGACAGTCTCTCTCTCCAGGAAGCGGTCATCATGCGCCACTTGAAAAAAGAGCTGGCCGCGCTCGGTTATCGTTCCACTTTTGTCGGCCGTCCGGATAAAGGGGAGGTCGGCAGTTTGAGCGTCCTGATCCCCGCCTATAAAAGTAAAGGGCCCCGGTTGATGCTCAACGCCCATGTCGATACGGTCGTTCCCGGCAAGGGGATCAAGCCGCTCGAAAAAGGGGGCTACATCACTTCTGACGGGACGACGATCCTCGGCGCCGATAATAAAGCCGGGGTTGCGGTCATTCTGGAGCTCCTCCGGGTTTTAAAAGAAAAAAAATTACCTCATCCGCCGCTGCAGGTCCTTTTTACCGTAGCGGAAGAGATCGGACTGGTCGGAGCGGCCGCTCTGCCGCGCGCGGCCCTGAAAGCCGACTACGCTCTGGTCCTGGACGGCGGCGACATCGAGAAGATCGTTCATTTTGCTCCTAACCAATATAATATCGTGGCCAGAGTTTACGGCCAGGCGGCCCACGCCGGGATCCATCCGGAAGAAGGGATCAGCGCCATTAAGGCGGCCAGCGCCGCGATCGTCAAGATGAAGTTGGGGCGGATCGACTATGAGACGACCGCCAATATCGGGATCATCCGGGGCGGTCGGGCGACCAATATTATTCCCGATGAAGTCGAGATCAGGGGGGAAGCTAGGAGCCACAAATTGGCCAAGGTCAAGAAGCAGATCGCCCAAATGGAAAAAGCCTTGATGACGGAATGCCGCAAACACGGTGCCGTCTGTAAGATCAAGTTTGCCCGGATCTACGAAGCGTTCAACGTCAGTGAAGAGAGCCCGCTGATGGAAGCGGCGGTCGACGGGATGAAAGCGGCCGGCGTGCGGCCGGAGATCACTGGGACCGGCGGCGGGTCGGATGCGAATGTTTTTAACGCTTGGGGAATCCCGTCAATAATCATGGGGGTTGGGGCGGACAATGTCCACACGACCAAAGAGCGGATCGCGGTCCGCGACCTGGTCCGGGGGGCGACAGTTATTCTCAATGTTATAAAGGAGTTTAACTATGAGTAA
- a CDS encoding DUF6036 family nucleotidyltransferase — MDEKNIRYLVVGGLAVVLHGFLRFTADLDIIPSFASDDLSKLMGTLQELGYKPRLPVDPKDFLDPAKRGHWIKEKNMRVFSFIHPDKPLEMIDLFVDSPIDFEKAYKNKQIFTSKQINIPVPAIEDMIRLKELAGRPQDIEDLEALREINEKSKQ; from the coding sequence TTGGATGAGAAAAATATCCGCTACTTAGTCGTTGGCGGTCTTGCCGTCGTCCTTCATGGTTTTTTACGGTTTACGGCTGATCTTGATATTATTCCTTCTTTTGCCAGCGATGATTTGAGTAAACTCATGGGGACCCTGCAGGAATTGGGCTATAAACCTAGGCTGCCTGTCGATCCAAAAGATTTTCTCGATCCTGCAAAAAGGGGCCATTGGATAAAGGAAAAAAACATGCGGGTCTTTTCCTTTATTCACCCGGATAAACCACTGGAAATGATCGATCTTTTTGTCGACAGCCCGATTGATTTCGAGAAAGCGTACAAAAACAAACAAATATTCACCTCTAAACAAATCAATATTCCGGTGCCGGCAATTGAAGATATGATCAGATTAAAAGAATTGGCCGGCAGACCGCAAGACATTGAGGATCTTGAAGCTTTAAGGGAGATAAATGAAAAGAGCAAGCAGTAA
- the mreD gene encoding rod shape-determining protein MreD, producing MRTFKLIIFLLALLLIQTVLLPFVTFFGAMPDLFLVAVVIYAVLSERGTSTIFAAGAGLLQDLFSAGFYVNTLAKVAISVLVGGIGDEVVGDARSFSASMVAIITPLYLIVEGVIIYLGGHHFSIFYYLLEILLTILYNLAFVPVVYFLLQKATSE from the coding sequence ATGCGGACATTCAAACTGATAATTTTTCTCTTAGCGCTCCTGCTTATTCAAACGGTCTTGCTGCCGTTCGTAACTTTCTTTGGCGCGATGCCCGACCTCTTTCTGGTTGCGGTGGTGATCTACGCGGTCCTCTCGGAGCGGGGAACGTCCACTATCTTCGCGGCGGGGGCCGGCCTGCTCCAGGATCTTTTCTCGGCCGGGTTTTACGTCAACACCCTGGCCAAGGTCGCGATCAGCGTCCTGGTCGGCGGGATCGGCGACGAGGTGGTCGGCGACGCCCGTTCGTTCTCGGCGAGCATGGTGGCGATCATCACCCCGCTTTATCTGATCGTTGAAGGGGTGATCATTTATTTGGGCGGCCATCATTTTTCAATCTTTTATTATCTGCTGGAGATCTTGCTGACCATCCTCTATAATCTGGCTTTTGTTCCGGTCGTCTATTTCTTACTGCAGAAGGCGACCAGTGAATAA
- a CDS encoding rod shape-determining protein → MVFGKFSRDLGIDLGTATTLVFARGEGIILCEPSVVAINKDNNKPLAFGNEAKGMLGRTPANIVAVRPMRDGVIADFEITEMMLRHFINKSHQRSAFVRPRIVVGVPSGITGVEKRAVLDAAMHAGAREAYLVEEPMAAAIGANLPVSEAQGSMIVDIGGGTTEVAVLALGGIVVSKSIRVAGDEMDEAIVSHCRKNYNLLIGERTAEQIKIDIGSAYPLPEEKTIEVRGRDLVTGLPKTLTLTSSEIRDALAEPVSMVVDAVRMTLEKTPPELSADIMDRGIVMAGGGSLLRGLDKYLAQETEMPVYVVDDPISCVAYGTGKILEEIDTLKKVLIMPKSNQ, encoded by the coding sequence ATGGTGTTTGGTAAGTTTTCACGTGATTTAGGGATCGACTTGGGGACGGCTACGACTCTGGTTTTTGCCCGCGGTGAAGGGATCATCCTCTGTGAACCGTCGGTCGTCGCGATCAACAAAGACAACAACAAGCCGCTGGCTTTCGGTAACGAAGCCAAAGGAATGCTGGGCCGCACGCCGGCCAACATTGTCGCCGTCCGCCCGATGCGGGACGGGGTCATTGCCGATTTCGAGATCACCGAAATGATGCTCCGTCATTTTATCAACAAGAGCCACCAGCGTTCCGCCTTTGTCAGGCCGCGGATCGTGGTCGGCGTTCCGTCCGGGATCACCGGAGTCGAGAAGCGGGCGGTCCTTGATGCCGCGATGCACGCCGGCGCCCGCGAAGCTTACCTTGTTGAAGAACCGATGGCGGCCGCGATCGGCGCCAATCTCCCTGTCTCGGAAGCGCAGGGGAGCATGATCGTCGATATCGGCGGCGGTACGACCGAAGTGGCCGTTCTCGCCCTTGGCGGGATCGTCGTTTCCAAATCGATCCGGGTCGCCGGCGACGAAATGGACGAAGCGATCGTTTCTCATTGCCGCAAGAACTACAATCTCCTGATCGGGGAGCGGACCGCGGAACAGATCAAGATCGACATCGGTTCGGCCTACCCGCTGCCGGAAGAAAAGACGATCGAAGTTCGGGGGCGCGATCTGGTGACCGGCCTGCCGAAGACCCTGACCCTCACTTCATCGGAGATCCGCGACGCCCTGGCGGAGCCGGTTTCGATGGTCGTCGATGCCGTCCGCATGACCCTGGAAAAAACCCCGCCGGAACTCTCGGCCGATATTATGGACCGGGGGATCGTCATGGCTGGGGGTGGATCGTTATTGAGGGGGCTGGATAAGTACCTGGCGCAGGAAACGGAAATGCCGGTTTATGTCGTCGACGATCCGATCTCCTGCGTCGCTTACGGGACCGGGAAGATCCTGGAGGAAATTGACACCCTGAAGAAGGTCCTGATCATGCCCAAGAGCAATCAGTGA